A stretch of Amycolatopsis balhimycina FH 1894 DNA encodes these proteins:
- a CDS encoding peptidoglycan-binding domain-containing protein: protein MFDEKTYEAVLRADGAPDLDRLHELGGVEVLPGGDGKYRIHGGLRDVAWGSWFAGVPARQVPAGLRAFATRFVAHCDAQGLPIERLRALLLVDEDRAKKALTTGFEACVRRMDLAGCHNLLDVLTDPLLLPFVGKRLWARRNELARTLVARELHRSTFLGAARYLHRPALEAELDRLLDGGPRALRLVGSGGYGKTTLLRWFISRRCVEAGIPCALVDLDALDPVNAVRYPFLIALEIAHQLNGQLTGAPFEELLREHGSYRRLLTRQAGGLEPVGRSVLGTETSRVSAEEVRERFLAVFADLPPEEPVVIVMDTLEEAALQQDGDVDDLTDLLVELRRKAVVRLLLSGRRTRTEEGIPGFRQLARSTATCKVDAFTSEESRRYLVSTREIGRDDLVSAIVLRVHGVPWQLALYADVVRRYPAISVADLNQLDPRVAWTIDRVVARVSDGTVQWLIRYGAIPRVLSREFAEKVLMPRIAESMAGSDLDRPELDPVPPGAAAVFPSGVVNGDFEAVWNRLAGYAADSSWIWTAPGGADAVRFELSVQEAMRTLVAAQPIHQVIHREAVRYYESVAERSRDWLSPTIEAIYHRFRLDGIPAAEHWHGAVARAWAANRPDWVVRLSEELLGRDYLDDREPVELSPGLPLVEEDVVAAAHAERAWALATIARIRNASGDHTLWSRVERSVAAVANLPIGPGSRLRLIAADAALSIARNRPEEAARLLEESDLRGVDTAGQSLLDRLLADARGAQGDFEGRRLSLLAALDHSRSPETTVEILEQLAEYELSVGRIGRAEAWLERATGVNAVSVPTGLQRLRIRVALASGRPATALRLAVGEGFERERVTALLALDRAPEAVTLCTNAMTDVVSRRRHADLLVLRGLALSELFDVDRAQDDFLRARSEYAQSADNERAAMACVRAAELVLRKVGNVREAGHLLGEAKGMPLQQGSAAWRAMMLLWAELDKRRGRQADATARVAEVLGRLDARVPPSRFADVVFAALLSAPALTESWLPSLAARLTSITPVAARLAALDGLDRAPRTPWGAQLADLVLHGPAGDDEVRSEDSADKAWLQLRHAHLLRFAGQDDLAVEVASAATSVLGRNTFLAQLRLLELVAQSGRPDAAVAPQPLWEADFPLLSAVTKLEQADLVFDETSADGMRLILDQASRALDEGTQRPTQWRWRLLDLRRRLAVREGDARLEDHYQRRAEAVLVDIGEREQYRSGDLAPERHRVRPEVRLNLVLEQSGALVAFADGRELLRVSAHHELAAAVRQDVDRRAKSPLVKWVREAVRLSSVLDVRRSLRRPGTGRGRFDLRICADPPLAQLPWELLTFDGRHLDELPELRVTYRGQAALRGDQIRVRVLQEALREAGGDFDPGPLDGYLGPQTQRAVTLLQYRSGLTVDGVAGPATWRALRERSVARRAPHVVVLEREPETELSSARGYSMVGADDLATVYGRAGWDVETLRGGDLRLLDVTVPPAPVDVLHVNASMDVSGSVPFLDFGASRLAWSQERPEDVAVTVLDHALYQLSLRGHTPLVVLDIAAAPRFTSETVRQVLLRNDFAHQLLTLGKVHSVLVTGAATGPRAAEAQTEMVTALSRPGKTPADVVEELHGASSDHLRRTALFTALRPDLMPRISPERENRR, encoded by the coding sequence ATGTTCGACGAAAAGACCTATGAAGCCGTACTGCGGGCCGACGGTGCGCCCGATCTCGACCGGCTGCACGAGCTCGGTGGCGTCGAAGTACTACCAGGGGGTGACGGCAAGTACCGCATCCACGGCGGACTGCGTGATGTGGCCTGGGGATCGTGGTTCGCCGGGGTGCCTGCTCGCCAGGTACCGGCCGGGCTACGGGCGTTCGCGACACGGTTCGTCGCGCACTGTGACGCACAGGGCCTGCCGATCGAGCGCCTGCGCGCCCTCCTGCTGGTCGACGAGGACCGCGCGAAGAAGGCTCTCACCACCGGCTTCGAAGCGTGCGTGCGTCGGATGGACCTCGCCGGCTGCCACAACCTGCTCGACGTCTTGACCGATCCGCTGCTGCTTCCCTTCGTCGGGAAGAGGCTGTGGGCCCGGCGCAACGAACTCGCGCGCACGTTGGTCGCCCGCGAGCTGCACCGCAGTACGTTCCTCGGCGCGGCCCGCTACCTGCACCGCCCGGCGCTCGAAGCCGAACTGGACCGGCTGCTCGACGGCGGCCCGCGCGCACTACGGCTGGTCGGCTCCGGCGGCTACGGCAAGACGACGCTGCTGCGATGGTTCATCTCGCGCCGATGCGTGGAAGCCGGGATTCCGTGCGCGCTGGTCGATCTCGACGCGCTCGACCCGGTGAACGCGGTCAGGTATCCGTTCTTGATCGCGCTGGAGATCGCCCACCAGCTCAACGGCCAGTTGACCGGCGCGCCGTTCGAGGAGCTGCTGCGCGAGCACGGGTCGTACCGGAGGTTGCTGACGAGGCAGGCCGGCGGCCTGGAGCCGGTGGGTCGCTCGGTGCTGGGCACCGAGACGTCGCGGGTCAGCGCCGAGGAGGTGCGGGAACGCTTCCTCGCCGTGTTCGCCGATCTCCCACCGGAAGAGCCGGTGGTGATCGTCATGGACACCCTGGAAGAAGCCGCGCTCCAGCAGGACGGCGACGTTGACGATCTGACGGACCTGCTCGTGGAGCTGCGGCGCAAGGCCGTGGTCCGGCTCCTCCTGTCGGGGCGGAGGACGCGGACCGAGGAGGGGATCCCAGGATTCCGGCAGCTGGCCCGGTCGACCGCGACCTGCAAGGTCGACGCGTTCACGAGCGAAGAGAGCCGCAGGTATCTGGTCTCTACGCGCGAGATCGGTCGCGACGACCTGGTTTCGGCCATCGTTCTGCGGGTGCACGGGGTTCCCTGGCAGCTGGCGCTCTACGCCGACGTCGTCAGACGGTATCCGGCGATCTCGGTGGCGGACCTGAACCAGCTGGACCCGCGCGTGGCATGGACGATCGACCGGGTGGTCGCCCGGGTCAGCGACGGAACGGTCCAGTGGCTGATCCGCTACGGCGCGATCCCGCGGGTGCTGAGCCGCGAGTTCGCCGAGAAGGTACTCATGCCGCGGATCGCCGAATCCATGGCCGGTTCCGACCTGGATCGCCCCGAACTGGACCCGGTACCGCCTGGTGCAGCCGCGGTATTCCCATCCGGCGTGGTGAACGGGGACTTCGAGGCGGTCTGGAATCGACTGGCCGGGTACGCGGCCGATTCTTCGTGGATCTGGACGGCGCCGGGCGGGGCCGACGCGGTCCGGTTCGAACTCTCGGTGCAGGAGGCGATGCGCACGCTCGTCGCGGCGCAGCCGATCCACCAGGTGATCCATCGTGAAGCCGTCCGCTACTACGAGTCCGTCGCCGAGCGGAGCCGTGACTGGCTGTCTCCGACCATCGAGGCGATCTACCACCGGTTCCGGCTCGACGGCATTCCGGCCGCTGAGCACTGGCACGGCGCCGTGGCCAGGGCATGGGCCGCCAACCGGCCGGACTGGGTGGTTCGCCTGAGCGAGGAACTGCTCGGTCGCGACTACCTGGACGACCGCGAACCGGTCGAGCTGAGCCCCGGCTTGCCACTCGTGGAAGAAGATGTGGTGGCTGCCGCGCACGCCGAGCGGGCTTGGGCCCTCGCGACCATCGCGAGAATCCGCAACGCCTCCGGAGACCACACGTTGTGGAGCCGGGTCGAGCGCAGCGTCGCCGCGGTCGCGAACCTGCCGATCGGTCCCGGTTCCCGGCTCCGGCTCATCGCCGCCGACGCGGCGTTGTCGATCGCCAGGAACCGGCCAGAGGAGGCTGCCCGGCTGCTGGAAGAGTCGGATCTGCGAGGTGTCGACACCGCGGGACAGTCTTTGCTCGATCGCCTGCTCGCCGACGCGCGTGGGGCTCAGGGGGATTTCGAGGGTCGCCGGCTCAGCCTCCTCGCCGCACTGGACCATTCGCGGTCGCCGGAAACGACGGTCGAAATCCTCGAACAGCTGGCGGAATACGAGCTCAGCGTCGGTCGGATCGGCCGTGCCGAGGCGTGGCTCGAACGGGCCACGGGCGTGAACGCGGTGTCGGTGCCGACCGGCTTGCAGCGGCTGCGGATCCGGGTCGCGCTGGCATCGGGCCGGCCGGCGACCGCCTTGCGTCTCGCCGTGGGCGAGGGGTTCGAACGAGAACGCGTTACCGCGCTCCTCGCGCTGGACCGCGCGCCCGAAGCGGTGACACTGTGCACCAACGCCATGACCGACGTCGTCAGCCGGCGCCGGCACGCCGACCTCCTGGTGCTCCGCGGTCTGGCCCTGTCCGAGCTGTTCGACGTGGACCGCGCACAGGACGACTTCCTGCGGGCGAGGTCGGAGTACGCCCAGTCGGCGGACAACGAGCGGGCGGCCATGGCTTGTGTCCGGGCGGCAGAGCTGGTGCTTCGCAAGGTCGGCAACGTCCGTGAGGCCGGGCACCTGCTCGGCGAGGCCAAAGGGATGCCACTGCAGCAAGGGAGCGCCGCGTGGCGCGCCATGATGCTGCTTTGGGCGGAGCTCGACAAGCGGAGGGGACGCCAGGCCGACGCGACCGCACGGGTGGCGGAGGTCCTCGGTCGGCTGGACGCGCGGGTGCCGCCGAGCCGGTTCGCGGACGTCGTCTTCGCCGCCCTGCTTTCGGCACCTGCGTTGACGGAGTCGTGGCTGCCGTCACTGGCCGCGCGGCTCACTTCGATCACGCCGGTAGCCGCCCGGCTCGCTGCCCTGGACGGGCTCGATCGCGCGCCGCGGACACCGTGGGGTGCCCAGCTGGCCGACCTGGTGCTCCACGGGCCGGCCGGCGACGACGAGGTACGGTCGGAAGACTCGGCGGACAAAGCTTGGCTCCAGCTGCGCCATGCACACCTGCTGCGCTTCGCGGGGCAAGACGACCTCGCCGTCGAAGTGGCTTCCGCAGCAACGAGCGTGCTGGGCCGGAACACCTTTCTCGCCCAGCTGAGGCTGCTCGAACTGGTCGCGCAGAGCGGACGGCCGGACGCGGCGGTTGCTCCCCAGCCGTTGTGGGAAGCCGACTTCCCTCTGCTGAGCGCGGTGACGAAGCTGGAACAGGCCGACCTGGTGTTCGACGAGACCTCCGCCGACGGTATGCGCCTGATCCTGGACCAGGCGAGCCGCGCGCTCGACGAGGGCACCCAGCGACCGACCCAGTGGCGGTGGCGGCTCCTGGACCTGCGGCGCCGGCTCGCTGTGCGCGAGGGCGACGCGAGACTGGAGGACCACTATCAGCGGCGTGCCGAAGCAGTGCTGGTCGACATCGGTGAGCGGGAGCAATACCGCAGCGGCGATCTCGCACCGGAAAGGCACCGCGTCCGCCCGGAAGTGCGGCTGAACCTCGTACTCGAACAGTCCGGCGCGCTGGTGGCCTTCGCCGACGGCCGTGAGCTGCTGCGGGTGTCGGCTCACCACGAGCTGGCCGCCGCCGTGCGTCAGGATGTCGACCGGCGGGCCAAGTCCCCCCTGGTCAAGTGGGTCCGGGAGGCTGTCCGCCTGTCGTCGGTGCTGGACGTCCGGCGGTCGCTGCGCCGGCCCGGCACGGGTAGGGGCCGTTTCGACCTGCGGATCTGTGCCGATCCGCCGCTCGCCCAGTTGCCGTGGGAGCTGCTGACCTTCGACGGACGGCACTTGGACGAGCTCCCCGAGCTGCGAGTTACGTATCGCGGTCAAGCCGCGTTGCGCGGTGACCAGATCCGCGTCCGGGTCTTGCAGGAAGCCTTGCGCGAGGCAGGTGGAGACTTCGACCCGGGGCCGCTGGACGGCTATCTCGGCCCGCAGACCCAGCGCGCGGTCACGCTCCTGCAGTACAGGAGCGGGCTCACCGTGGACGGCGTGGCCGGTCCGGCGACCTGGCGGGCCCTGCGGGAGAGGTCCGTCGCCCGGCGGGCGCCCCACGTGGTGGTCCTCGAGCGCGAGCCGGAGACCGAGCTCTCCTCTGCTCGGGGGTACTCCATGGTCGGCGCCGACGACCTGGCGACGGTGTACGGCCGCGCGGGCTGGGACGTGGAGACGCTGCGCGGCGGCGATCTCCGGCTGCTGGACGTCACCGTGCCTCCGGCGCCTGTCGATGTTCTGCACGTCAACGCCTCGATGGACGTCAGCGGTTCCGTGCCATTCCTGGACTTCGGGGCCAGCAGGCTGGCCTGGTCGCAGGAACGTCCGGAGGACGTGGCCGTGACCGTCCTGGACCACGCGCTCTACCAACTCTCCCTGCGCGGCCACACGCCCTTGGTGGTGCTGGATATCGCCGCCGCTCCTCGGTTCACCAGCGAGACAGTCCGCCAGGTGCTGCTGCGCAACGATTTTGCGCACCAGCTCCTCACTCTGGGGAAAGTGCATTCGGTACTGGTGACGGGAGCGGCGACCGGCCCCCGTGCGGCGGAAGCGCAGACCGAGATGGTGACCGCGTTGAGCAGGCCGGGCAAGACCCCCGCCGACGTCGTCGAGGAGCTGCACGGCGCTTCGAGCGATCACCTGCGCAGGACGGCGCTGTTCACCGCCCTGCGCCCCGACCTGATGCCGCGGATCTCACCCGAACGGGAGAACCGCCGGTAG
- a CDS encoding esterase/lipase family protein translates to MVNFSPGSAVDLGNGVRMHAVNVSGEARRAERAPDASVRATAGRTPQAYLRQSGAAPEAADRLGGALDDSGMRLHTTIALPRLSAGRSGPAPRTRGPVTAPHLRLEVGAPARADEGQVILEVDGKTGHIRWHLPRVEAAAEGHRAAVKQQFDIPCDRFEIGGAGPASRGIVGFGLSKVLHVIRFPVEYVAGQVAEWGARWWEGRHRPHALRLANPDGTVGAAVDARLLAQLGTGPYLLFVHGTFSTSDAFAGLHPDFARWYADYGRRLLLFEHPTVAATPEKNARRLLDFLPDDRTLTLDVVTHSRGGLVARQLVRQPAAGRVSVRRLVQVASPNAGTKLASPENLGSLVDTFTNLFSLLPDAVGGAALPGVLEVVKQVAVGIMSGLDGLAAMDPANEELLALNDTDVRMDAVHAITSNYKPSAGASLAQRTLDTIVDALFADGNDLVVPVTGMSNAGKFVVPAPFALDAPSVSHCAYFGDERTRAEIRHCLTLPAVLPFG, encoded by the coding sequence ATGGTGAACTTTTCCCCCGGTAGCGCCGTGGATCTCGGCAACGGCGTCCGGATGCACGCGGTGAACGTCAGCGGTGAGGCCCGGCGTGCCGAACGGGCGCCGGACGCCTCGGTGCGCGCAACGGCCGGCAGGACTCCGCAGGCGTACCTGCGTCAGTCCGGCGCCGCGCCCGAAGCCGCCGATCGCCTCGGCGGCGCGCTCGACGATTCCGGAATGCGGCTGCACACCACGATCGCTCTCCCCCGGCTGAGCGCCGGCCGAAGCGGCCCGGCCCCGCGGACCCGTGGCCCGGTGACGGCTCCGCACCTGCGGCTCGAGGTCGGTGCGCCCGCCCGCGCCGACGAAGGTCAGGTGATCCTGGAAGTCGACGGCAAGACCGGGCACATCCGTTGGCATCTGCCCCGCGTCGAAGCCGCCGCCGAGGGCCACCGGGCCGCCGTCAAGCAGCAGTTCGACATCCCGTGCGACCGGTTCGAGATCGGCGGAGCGGGCCCCGCGAGCCGCGGCATCGTCGGCTTCGGTCTCAGCAAGGTACTGCATGTGATCCGCTTCCCCGTCGAGTACGTGGCCGGGCAGGTGGCCGAATGGGGCGCGCGCTGGTGGGAGGGGCGACACCGCCCGCACGCGCTGCGCCTGGCCAATCCCGACGGCACCGTGGGAGCCGCCGTGGACGCCCGGCTGCTGGCGCAGCTGGGCACCGGACCGTACCTGCTGTTCGTCCACGGCACGTTCAGCACCTCCGACGCGTTCGCCGGCCTGCATCCGGACTTCGCGCGGTGGTACGCGGACTACGGACGGCGGCTTCTGCTGTTCGAGCACCCGACGGTCGCAGCCACCCCGGAGAAGAACGCCCGCCGGCTACTCGATTTCCTGCCGGACGACCGCACGCTGACCTTGGACGTCGTGACCCATTCGCGAGGCGGGCTGGTCGCGCGGCAGCTGGTCCGCCAGCCCGCGGCCGGCCGGGTGAGCGTCCGCCGGCTCGTCCAGGTCGCTTCACCGAACGCGGGGACGAAACTCGCGAGCCCCGAAAACCTCGGCTCCCTCGTCGACACGTTCACCAATCTGTTCTCGCTGCTCCCCGACGCCGTCGGCGGTGCCGCCTTGCCGGGCGTACTCGAAGTGGTGAAGCAGGTCGCGGTCGGTATTATGTCCGGTTTGGACGGTCTGGCAGCCATGGATCCTGCCAACGAGGAGCTGCTGGCCCTCAACGACACCGACGTCCGGATGGACGCGGTGCACGCGATCACGTCGAACTACAAGCCCTCAGCCGGAGCCTCCCTGGCCCAGCGAACGCTCGACACGATCGTCGACGCGCTCTTCGCCGACGGGAACGACCTCGTTGTTCCCGTCACCGGTATGTCGAACGCGGGCAAGTTCGTCGTCCCTGCCCCGTTCGCGCTCGACGCGCCGTCGGTTTCGCACTGTGCGTACTTCGGCGACGAACGGACGCGCGCCGAGATCAGGCACTGCCTGACGCTACCGGCGGTTCTCCCGTTCGGGTGA
- a CDS encoding CHAT domain-containing protein, with the protein MNRLLFRMAAADDDGFLITAALLDERGEIVGRRWWERSLSRKDLPVIPELGDADEATITQIGAELGAVLTGGGLAAAWEQGAERLVFDIRTGELAEIPWEFLTNPQDKSLFTRKEQPSLRARVPYRRMLDDVDVPINVLVVVGDDDSTEIDYQGEIEAIYRGLRGAPCCWHVEAVVKPSEQQLRDRFADVRPQVLHFVGHGHRTEGGAALRVMADSGEWDLDNRFVARALEGSTDLRLVVLNACRTATVTPAMRGLADGFLGEASAVVSTQGDVTSKAAIVFAERMYHELAHGKAIDAAVAAARDDVQFTPELPDSAWGLPVLHVADAPETILRHRKKWQLDDVIVKFGELAEVVSLVDRTAIRRDVHRRDSGLLLITGKNKVGKSLVLRSYLLTKLVGGAPAVYLSLRANTSTGDFIRDVIMQAKRWLEPWAGEICDDALTALSGPAPGPVMLGFRPEDAFQDIDPRYRILQDFLRKLARHAPLVLVLDNLRRVLERELLFHGLLLPAAVRELGSVRVVAAIDPSDLSDLISEDALRPRAIRIQPFRTKDAEMLARELVARFPLDPGDDDVQARWQQVRERMLAWAEQLATQEGEFLPAELQLRRDTLLQEAGLK; encoded by the coding sequence ATGAATCGCCTGCTTTTCCGGATGGCTGCGGCCGACGACGACGGTTTCTTGATCACCGCCGCGCTTCTCGACGAACGCGGCGAGATCGTTGGGCGGCGGTGGTGGGAAAGATCGCTGAGCCGAAAGGACCTGCCCGTCATCCCCGAACTCGGTGACGCCGATGAAGCGACGATAACGCAGATCGGCGCCGAGCTGGGAGCGGTGTTGACCGGTGGCGGATTGGCTGCGGCCTGGGAGCAGGGGGCGGAACGGCTTGTTTTCGACATCAGGACCGGCGAACTCGCCGAGATTCCCTGGGAGTTCCTCACCAACCCGCAGGACAAATCCCTCTTCACCAGGAAAGAGCAGCCCTCGTTGCGGGCACGGGTGCCGTACCGGCGGATGCTCGACGACGTGGACGTGCCGATCAACGTGCTGGTCGTCGTCGGTGACGACGATTCGACGGAGATCGATTACCAAGGCGAGATCGAAGCGATCTACCGGGGCTTGCGGGGTGCACCGTGCTGCTGGCACGTGGAAGCCGTCGTCAAGCCGAGCGAGCAGCAGTTGCGGGACCGGTTCGCCGATGTCCGGCCACAGGTTCTCCACTTTGTCGGGCACGGACACCGGACGGAGGGCGGCGCGGCGCTGCGGGTCATGGCGGACAGCGGCGAATGGGACCTGGACAACCGGTTCGTGGCCCGGGCCTTGGAGGGCAGTACTGACCTGCGGTTGGTCGTCCTCAACGCCTGCCGAACCGCGACCGTCACCCCGGCGATGCGGGGGCTGGCGGACGGTTTCCTGGGAGAAGCCTCGGCCGTCGTTTCCACGCAGGGTGATGTGACGTCCAAGGCGGCGATCGTGTTCGCCGAACGGATGTACCACGAACTGGCGCACGGGAAGGCCATCGATGCCGCCGTCGCAGCTGCCCGTGACGACGTCCAATTCACTCCGGAACTGCCGGATTCGGCATGGGGGCTACCCGTCCTGCACGTGGCCGACGCCCCGGAAACGATTCTACGCCACCGTAAGAAATGGCAGCTCGACGACGTGATCGTCAAATTCGGCGAGCTGGCCGAGGTCGTGAGCCTGGTCGATCGCACGGCGATCCGCCGCGACGTGCACCGGCGCGACAGCGGGCTGTTGCTGATCACCGGCAAGAACAAGGTGGGCAAGAGCCTGGTACTGCGTTCCTACCTGCTGACCAAGCTGGTCGGCGGGGCGCCGGCGGTCTATTTGAGCCTCCGGGCGAACACCAGCACCGGCGATTTCATCCGGGACGTCATCATGCAGGCGAAGCGCTGGCTCGAGCCGTGGGCGGGAGAGATCTGCGACGACGCGCTCACTGCGTTGTCTGGTCCGGCACCGGGACCGGTCATGCTGGGTTTCCGGCCCGAAGACGCGTTCCAGGACATCGACCCGAGGTACCGGATCCTGCAGGACTTTTTGAGAAAGCTCGCCCGCCATGCACCGCTCGTGCTCGTCCTCGACAACCTCAGACGGGTCCTGGAACGCGAACTGTTGTTCCACGGCCTGTTGCTGCCGGCCGCCGTCCGGGAGCTCGGCTCGGTCCGGGTCGTGGCGGCGATCGACCCGAGCGACCTGAGCGACCTCATCTCCGAAGACGCGTTGCGTCCGCGAGCGATCCGGATCCAGCCGTTCCGGACGAAGGACGCGGAGATGCTGGCCCGGGAGCTGGTGGCCCGGTTCCCGCTGGACCCGGGCGACGACGACGTCCAGGCCCGGTGGCAGCAGGTCCGCGAGAGGATGCTCGCCTGGGCGGAGCAGCTGGCGACCCAGGAAGGTGAGTTCCTCCCGGCGGAGCTGCAACTGCGCCGGGACACGCTGCTTCAGGAAGCGGGGTTGAAATGA
- a CDS encoding CHAT domain-containing protein has protein sequence MVASRANDADIRFLRMLATGDDELFRAAAEHAADTLEQVSPQAKADRSAASPEPLPLVVEIIATILQPAGFPANLSPLRELSVADGEDLLTALLEILAEQPHTAATLRGRRAGTDRLRRVVAALTHDGARAVTARLTSPAAIVTSTDPVWTGGLLSLVRPRDVLVAVRRATEHRAHRVNVLRWLSEVGDTLGDARLVPPGTPGVEPPLVKIFKKAYPVSLPKRGKRGERPPAGSGRADPLGDTVRTVHPLLECPGSVDPGSVFNLRVGLSPKIDRTLAASGPFQVASDAFTLTITLFHDGFTLTGGSSSTATIEVTPERPHPFITIQVAATDDPALRQLRTITAVFAADGVPIGTASRQIRVGGRADQARDDDLASSTWSGGWSFDPGGSRADVELYLMRGGDQTARRWLWHVRSPHSRISDTDDALRVNLDELTAEAMQRFIRGIEEREGRSHLEYFLKGVATHIGQLVHDRVWDALQTAAQVAGGPPTVLLVTEDAYIPWELARVPTPWTPDRPWLGAQVTLGRWPYLGHRSSPTPPAAFDAAKMAIVFGTYPDGLALPAAEAEGKALMTKYGAAEVLPTIEKILATLDGEVPADVLHIALHGNFDAAGYQDGLMMIDGEEYLAPEDVEGVETSPVRLVFLNACQVAQGRQVFGTYAGMAAALIKIGVGGLVAPLWKVDDTVAARIADDFYSDVFAATETPASFLRRRRCGGVDGESSQFAYVFFGHPRLAITWKGEGGHGELFPR, from the coding sequence ATGGTTGCCTCGCGGGCGAACGACGCCGATATCCGGTTCCTGCGCATGCTCGCAACCGGCGATGACGAGCTGTTCCGAGCGGCCGCTGAGCATGCTGCCGATACCCTCGAACAGGTTTCTCCACAAGCCAAGGCGGACCGGTCCGCAGCTTCTCCCGAGCCGCTCCCCCTCGTGGTCGAGATAATCGCGACCATTCTCCAACCCGCCGGATTTCCCGCCAATCTCTCGCCACTGCGAGAGCTTTCGGTGGCCGACGGCGAAGATCTGCTGACCGCGCTCCTCGAAATCCTGGCGGAGCAACCGCACACGGCGGCCACCCTCCGCGGCCGTCGTGCCGGCACCGACCGCCTGCGCCGAGTCGTCGCAGCCTTGACCCACGACGGTGCGAGAGCAGTGACGGCGAGGCTGACCAGCCCGGCCGCGATCGTGACGAGCACCGATCCGGTATGGACCGGCGGGCTCTTGTCACTGGTCCGGCCGAGAGACGTCCTCGTCGCCGTACGACGTGCCACCGAACACCGTGCGCACCGGGTGAACGTCCTTCGCTGGCTTTCCGAGGTGGGCGATACCTTGGGCGATGCGCGCCTCGTTCCACCCGGGACTCCCGGTGTCGAGCCGCCGCTGGTGAAAATATTCAAGAAAGCGTACCCTGTCAGCCTCCCGAAACGCGGCAAACGCGGCGAACGGCCACCGGCCGGCTCAGGTCGCGCAGATCCCCTCGGCGACACGGTGCGAACCGTGCACCCGCTCTTGGAATGCCCCGGAAGCGTCGATCCCGGCAGCGTCTTCAATCTCCGGGTTGGCCTTTCCCCGAAAATCGACCGAACGCTCGCGGCGTCTGGGCCCTTCCAGGTCGCATCGGACGCGTTTACGTTGACCATCACCCTTTTCCACGACGGTTTCACCCTCACCGGCGGATCGTCCTCGACCGCGACGATCGAAGTGACCCCGGAACGTCCGCATCCGTTCATCACGATTCAGGTCGCGGCAACCGACGATCCGGCACTCCGGCAGCTCCGCACGATCACGGCCGTCTTCGCCGCCGACGGGGTTCCGATCGGCACCGCGTCGCGGCAGATCCGCGTTGGCGGTCGCGCCGACCAGGCTCGAGACGACGATTTGGCGAGCAGCACCTGGTCGGGCGGCTGGTCTTTCGACCCCGGTGGCTCCCGTGCCGATGTCGAGCTCTATCTCATGCGTGGCGGCGACCAGACGGCACGCCGCTGGCTGTGGCATGTCCGATCGCCACACTCCCGGATCTCCGACACCGACGACGCTCTCCGGGTCAATCTCGACGAGTTGACCGCGGAAGCGATGCAGCGATTCATCAGAGGGATCGAAGAGCGCGAGGGTCGTTCTCATCTTGAGTACTTCCTGAAGGGCGTGGCCACGCACATCGGCCAACTCGTGCACGACCGGGTCTGGGATGCGCTGCAGACAGCAGCTCAAGTGGCAGGCGGCCCGCCGACCGTCCTGCTCGTCACCGAAGACGCCTACATCCCCTGGGAACTGGCGCGAGTCCCGACGCCCTGGACGCCCGACCGGCCCTGGCTCGGCGCGCAAGTCACCCTCGGCCGCTGGCCTTACCTCGGCCACCGCAGTTCACCCACGCCGCCGGCTGCCTTCGACGCCGCCAAGATGGCGATCGTCTTCGGCACGTACCCGGACGGCCTCGCGTTGCCAGCGGCGGAGGCCGAAGGCAAGGCGCTGATGACGAAGTACGGTGCGGCAGAAGTGCTACCCACCATCGAAAAGATCCTGGCCACGCTCGACGGCGAGGTCCCGGCAGACGTGCTTCACATAGCGCTGCACGGCAACTTCGACGCCGCCGGGTACCAAGACGGCCTCATGATGATCGACGGTGAAGAGTACCTCGCGCCGGAGGACGTCGAAGGCGTGGAGACGAGCCCTGTGCGGCTCGTGTTCCTCAACGCCTGCCAGGTGGCGCAGGGGCGCCAGGTCTTCGGCACGTACGCCGGCATGGCGGCGGCGCTCATCAAGATCGGAGTCGGCGGGCTGGTCGCTCCACTGTGGAAGGTCGACGACACCGTGGCCGCCCGGATCGCCGACGACTTCTACTCCGACGTCTTCGCGGCCACGGAGACCCCCGCGTCGTTCCTCCGTCGCCGGCGCTGCGGCGGCGTCGACGGTGAGAGCAGCCAGTTCGCGTACGTGTTCTTCGGGCACCCGCGACTGGCCATCACCTGGAAGGGAGAGGGCGGCCATGGTGAACTTTTCCCCCGGTAG